One genomic region from Nitrososphaerota archaeon encodes:
- the tfb gene encoding transcription initiation factor IIB (stabilizes TBP binding to an archaeal box-A promoter; responsible for recruiting RNA polymerase II to the pre-initiation complex): protein MSICPVCASTSIIIDSVAGEVVCRMCGAVITESVPTFAPEWRKLDDESSRAGLPCTLLSHDKGLSTTISTSLKDANGKAISADGVATINRLRLLDRRASMQNSTNRSLHKGLKELEKIADKLGVSKTILEQAAWIYRKVLKEGFTRGRPIQATAAAALYAACRDLEAPRTLKDFAAITNVSKKELARCYRKMLSVVDLQLPTVDLMKCVCRVAANVGFGEKVKRKAFELVKLAQKSGNLVGKDPMGTAAAVLYIAGTLEGEPIRQKDLAKAAGVTEVTIRNRCRSLKAFVKMNWL, encoded by the coding sequence ATGAGCATTTGCCCGGTGTGCGCCTCGACCTCCATTATAATTGATAGTGTAGCTGGTGAAGTAGTTTGTAGGATGTGTGGCGCAGTGATTACTGAGAGTGTACCCACCTTTGCCCCTGAGTGGAGGAAGTTAGATGATGAGAGTTCAAGAGCCGGGTTGCCCTGCACACTTCTCTCACACGATAAAGGGTTATCAACGACCATCTCTACATCACTTAAGGACGCAAACGGTAAGGCGATATCTGCTGATGGTGTTGCGACTATCAATAGACTTCGTCTGCTCGATAGGCGCGCAAGCATGCAGAACTCGACAAACCGCTCGCTACATAAAGGGCTAAAAGAGCTAGAGAAGATAGCGGATAAACTTGGAGTAAGCAAGACAATACTGGAACAGGCGGCGTGGATATACAGAAAAGTCCTCAAAGAAGGCTTCACGAGAGGTAGACCCATCCAAGCAACAGCTGCAGCAGCCTTATATGCTGCTTGCAGAGATTTAGAAGCTCCGAGGACTCTAAAAGACTTTGCCGCTATAACGAATGTATCTAAGAAGGAGTTGGCTAGGTGCTATAGAAAGATGCTCTCAGTGGTTGACCTCCAGCTGCCTACTGTAGATCTGATGAAATGTGTGTGCAGAGTAGCTGCGAATGTCGGGTTTGGAGAGAAGGTAAAGAGGAAAGCGTTTGAATTGGTTAAGTTAGCCCAGAAGTCCGGGAACTTGGTGGGTAAAGACCCGATGGGGACAGCAGCAGCGGTTCTTTACATCGCAGGAACGCTGGAAGGTGAGCCTATAAGGCAGAAGGATCTAGCTAAGGCTGCTGGTGTAACTGAGGTAACCATTAGGAATAGATGCAGAAGTCTCAAAGCTTTTGTAAAGATGAACTGGCTGTAA
- a CDS encoding DNA primase produces MPEPGIVKYLVKLRFDVEGVVEKADVIGAIFGQTEGLFGPEMNLNELQKSWKVGRIEINISSKNDRTSGEVLIPMSTDISTAALVAAAVESVDKVGPCSARFTLVGIEDVRAAKKKLIVERAKQILREWASKAMSESEEIVRDVIESTKRARVIAFGKEGLPAGPGVYTADQIIVVEGRADVINLLRAGFENVIALEGAKIPESLIRFLREKKVIPFLDGDRAGDLILRELEQVGANIVRVVRAPRGKEVEELTPVEIIELLKEEPTSTKKTQVLQDAFTEKVASLYGSLNGTLEAVVLDEALNEIARMPVNELYPSLEKASGYTHIIFDGIITQRLVDAASKAGVKTLIGHRLGELQNIPEGLRVNTFKDLGIE; encoded by the coding sequence TTGCCAGAACCTGGTATAGTAAAGTATCTAGTAAAGCTAAGGTTCGACGTAGAGGGTGTAGTTGAAAAAGCCGATGTGATAGGCGCGATCTTCGGTCAAACAGAAGGACTTTTCGGTCCAGAGATGAACCTAAATGAGCTTCAGAAGTCGTGGAAGGTAGGTAGGATAGAGATTAACATAAGTTCAAAGAATGATAGGACCAGTGGTGAGGTCCTTATACCGATGTCTACAGATATCTCCACAGCAGCGCTCGTGGCAGCAGCTGTCGAGAGCGTCGATAAAGTGGGTCCCTGTTCAGCCCGCTTTACCTTAGTGGGGATAGAAGATGTTAGGGCTGCTAAGAAGAAGCTGATCGTTGAAAGGGCTAAACAGATTCTTAGGGAGTGGGCATCGAAGGCTATGAGTGAAAGCGAGGAGATCGTACGTGACGTTATCGAATCGACAAAGAGGGCGCGTGTAATCGCTTTTGGTAAAGAGGGGCTGCCTGCTGGACCTGGTGTGTATACTGCAGATCAGATAATCGTAGTCGAGGGTAGGGCTGATGTTATAAATCTCCTTAGAGCAGGCTTTGAGAATGTCATCGCTCTTGAAGGCGCCAAGATACCTGAATCTCTAATAAGATTTTTGCGTGAGAAGAAGGTTATACCCTTCTTAGATGGGGATAGGGCTGGGGATCTTATATTACGCGAGTTAGAGCAGGTTGGAGCTAATATTGTGCGTGTGGTCAGGGCGCCTAGAGGTAAGGAGGTAGAGGAACTAACACCGGTTGAGATCATAGAGCTGCTTAAAGAGGAGCCTACATCAACCAAGAAGACGCAGGTACTGCAAGATGCCTTTACCGAGAAGGTAGCTTCTCTCTACGGTTCGCTTAACGGTACCCTGGAGGCTGTGGTGCTTGATGAAGCTCTAAACGAAATTGCGAGGATGCCTGTTAACGAGCTATACCCAAGTTTAGAGAAGGCAAGCGGATACACGCACATAATCTTCGATGGTATCATAACGCAGAGGCTTGTGGATGCAGCATCAAAGGCTGGTGTCAAGACGCTCATTGGGCATAGACTGGGTGAGCTGCAGAATATACCTGAAGGGCTTAGAGTTAACACATTCAAAGATCTCGGTATAGAGTAG
- a CDS encoding phosphate uptake regulator PhoU, producing the protein MPMELEIRKVQQVGYSTLVVSLPRDWVKEVGLKQGDVVSLMRDADGTLRLFPGMGKESKAPVKVVVEADKITEEGLLTRLITGMYIIGHDTIQISSRRGLSKMHLDEIRKTVQRLTGISIVEQTLTYTTLQNFVDPTKFPVNGLLRRLYIITSSMLNADYRSLKERRKDLANEVLHMENEVDRIYWLVVRQLLLATRDRMIGKKLGIEHPLHIVGSRTVAKFLEEIGDCIEDIATEILRLIEIGYDPNEEVLRSVYEFFELVEDIYSKAMKAFFQLDLKLANESAQRVDDADLVANNLTEKIFTTIRQCSQDPAACNVPNLNYYLSLRTIIGTLEQIADHCSIVCEITINRYLEEPTEICRFENA; encoded by the coding sequence TTGCCGATGGAGTTAGAGATTCGGAAGGTTCAGCAAGTCGGCTACTCAACACTAGTCGTCTCTCTACCAAGGGACTGGGTTAAAGAAGTAGGCTTAAAGCAAGGCGACGTAGTGTCTCTAATGAGAGACGCAGACGGAACGCTAAGACTCTTCCCAGGCATGGGTAAAGAGTCTAAGGCTCCTGTTAAAGTAGTTGTCGAGGCTGATAAGATAACGGAGGAGGGGCTGCTTACAAGACTTATCACAGGAATGTACATCATCGGGCATGACACCATCCAGATCAGTTCTAGAAGGGGGTTAAGCAAGATGCATCTAGATGAGATTAGAAAGACTGTGCAGCGGCTTACGGGAATAAGCATAGTGGAGCAGACATTAACCTACACCACTCTACAGAACTTTGTTGATCCGACTAAGTTCCCAGTAAATGGTCTTCTGAGGCGCCTCTATATAATCACGTCTTCGATGTTGAATGCAGATTACCGTAGTCTAAAGGAGAGGCGGAAAGACTTGGCTAATGAGGTGCTACATATGGAGAACGAGGTAGATAGAATATACTGGCTGGTGGTTAGGCAGCTCCTCTTAGCTACAAGAGATAGAATGATAGGGAAGAAGCTTGGGATAGAACATCCTCTGCATATCGTTGGTAGCAGAACAGTAGCTAAGTTTCTCGAGGAGATAGGCGATTGCATAGAAGACATAGCTACAGAAATTCTTCGATTGATAGAAATAGGTTACGACCCTAATGAGGAAGTGTTGCGCTCGGTTTATGAATTTTTTGAGCTTGTAGAGGACATATACAGTAAAGCGATGAAAGCTTTCTTTCAACTAGATCTGAAGCTTGCCAACGAATCAGCCCAGAGAGTAGATGACGCAGACCTTGTAGCCAATAACCTTACCGAGAAGATATTCACGACTATTAGGCAATGCAGCCAAGATCCAGCGGCTTGCAACGTACCTAACTTAAACTACTACTTATCCCTCAGAACAATAATAGGTACACTTGAGCAGATAGCAGACCATTGCAGCATCGTATGCGAGATCACGATCAACCGATACCTAGAAGAGCCTACTGAAATATGCAGATTTGAAAACGCTTAG
- a CDS encoding divalent-cation tolerance protein CutA: MDKVCVVMTTYESEEKAADAAKNTVEKGLSACATFFKVRSIYKWKGKTEDATEYLVIYKTLATKAEQLKSEVLKTHSYEVPELLEINVDGVGEGYLKWILETLT, encoded by the coding sequence TTGGATAAAGTATGCGTCGTTATGACGACTTATGAGTCTGAGGAGAAGGCAGCTGATGCGGCGAAGAATACGGTCGAGAAGGGGCTTTCAGCTTGCGCCACATTCTTCAAAGTAAGATCGATCTACAAGTGGAAAGGCAAGACGGAGGATGCTACAGAGTACTTGGTTATTTACAAGACATTAGCCACAAAAGCGGAGCAGCTGAAGAGCGAGGTGCTGAAGACACATAGTTACGAGGTGCCTGAGCTACTTGAAATAAACGTAGATGGTGTAGGCGAAGGTTACTTGAAGTGGATATTGGAAACACTAACTTGA
- a CDS encoding mRNA surveillance protein pelota, which yields MIIHKLSLKKGFIALTPEDEDDLWALRRVIEPRDLLTTLTTRSIKRQGEFIRPDKGERIPVRITLEVEKTTIDSSLSRLRVFGRIVNASDESVKKGAHHSLLITPEKKIELQKTAFSHLHLNILKKAYSSEPSFIILAVDRREAAIGRVKGAHLKIITNIESFAGGKAYSESSAIQAYYSKVIEALKASAREGEMIYIVGPGPTKNALANLLKGINKIGKRVVVVEGVDVAGEDGVRMALKSQNLQQLLKDHKIVKASLLVEEVLQRIAKNDGRVAIGLDEVARAAEAGAVEYLLVSDKAFAEEAKEEGIVQLLNKVESTRGQIYLLDASTEVGLQISALGGVVALLRFVLSS from the coding sequence TTGATAATCCATAAGCTCAGTCTGAAGAAGGGCTTCATAGCGTTAACGCCTGAAGATGAAGACGACCTCTGGGCGTTAAGAAGGGTGATCGAACCAAGGGATCTGCTGACTACCTTGACTACGCGTTCTATAAAGCGTCAAGGTGAGTTCATCAGACCGGACAAGGGCGAGCGGATACCTGTACGCATAACGCTTGAGGTGGAAAAGACGACTATAGATAGCAGCCTAAGCCGCCTTAGAGTATTCGGTAGGATCGTTAATGCTTCGGACGAATCGGTCAAGAAGGGTGCTCACCACTCCCTCCTCATAACACCTGAGAAGAAGATCGAGCTTCAAAAGACTGCATTCAGCCATTTACACCTAAACATCTTAAAGAAGGCTTACAGCTCTGAACCAAGCTTTATAATCCTAGCAGTTGATAGGAGAGAAGCAGCGATAGGCAGAGTTAAGGGCGCACACCTTAAGATTATAACCAATATAGAGTCTTTCGCTGGTGGGAAGGCGTATTCAGAAAGCAGTGCAATACAAGCATACTATAGCAAGGTTATCGAAGCGCTTAAGGCAAGCGCTAGAGAAGGTGAGATGATCTACATCGTAGGCCCGGGACCTACTAAAAACGCCCTAGCTAACCTACTAAAGGGTATAAATAAGATAGGGAAGCGTGTTGTCGTAGTCGAAGGTGTGGACGTTGCTGGGGAGGATGGCGTCCGTATGGCTCTAAAGTCGCAGAACCTCCAGCAGCTCTTAAAAGACCATAAGATAGTCAAGGCGTCTTTACTCGTGGAAGAGGTTCTTCAGAGAATCGCAAAGAACGATGGTAGGGTTGCTATTGGGTTAGATGAAGTGGCTAGGGCTGCTGAAGCCGGCGCTGTAGAATATCTTCTCGTCTCAGACAAAGCCTTCGCTGAAGAAGCCAAAGAAGAAGGAATTGTTCAGCTCTTAAATAAGGTCGAATCCACTAGGGGGCAGATCTATCTTTTAGACGCTTCAACAGAGGTTGGGCTTCAGATCTCTGCGTTAGGCGGTGTAGTAGCTCTACTTCGTTTTGTGTTGTCAAGTTAG